From Poecile atricapillus isolate bPoeAtr1 chromosome Z, bPoeAtr1.hap1, whole genome shotgun sequence, one genomic window encodes:
- the LOC131573385 gene encoding protein mono-ADP-ribosyltransferase PARP12-like: MALATQALQVLCASGGSLEQGELRRRMPSRPSADWLAAVLRDGQRFTLVRRPGQAAEAEVAVVVATSPLRLCPEHGAGCPGQCGRLHLCKYHLKGFCRNQLASSRKGCRFVHNFYSDHNLSVLKQYGLENLNRDELCQLLLQNDPSLLPEVCLHYNKGDGLHGSCSFKTSCTKLHVCQYFLRGQCRFGSSCKRSHDLLNPECFEKLERQGMSSDIIEKLPSTYRNMYDIKNGNKNVYDIEDAMSSPCKDKKPSTGRDSSATKDDESEQICLHHLYRSCSFKGKCTRTHFHLPYRWQYSEGNTWKDFMNMEEIEKAYCDPKNVRFDYALAHEKVFFPFCVCFANMRCGLQKVRRLSTASSVTKPPHFILTTEWIWYWKDEYDTWQEYGKQNDLHAAATISSEDLEKAYLAESSPKLTFKAGRHEYEINFVSMMQKNLRYRTERKICRRPKFVSPAEVEKTKARGVKHTEGFKSIPAHWDKSALPELGFKLIELDCSSEEYKKVQLDFLRTMPKAAIKKICRVQNPSLWELYQWQKDLMQKSNGGKAADERFLFHGTSKKDIDAICQQNFDWRICGLHGTVYGKGSYFARDASYSDNYCGTDSHTKTMFLARVLVGEFTLGSSDYVRPPMKDSQNFYDSCVNNSSNPSIFVIFEKQQIYPEYLIEYQTFARLI; the protein is encoded by the exons ATGGCGCTGGCGACCCAGGCTCTGCAGGTGCTGTGCGCCAGCGGCGGCTCCCTGGAGCAGGGCGAGCTGCGGCGGCGGATGCCGAGCCGGCCCTCGGCCGACTGGCTGGCGGCCGTGCTGCGGGACGGGCAGCGCTTCACGCTGGTGCGGCGGCCCGGCCAGGCGGCGGAGGCCGAGGTAGCCGTGGTGGTGGCCACCAGCCCCCTGCGGCTGTGCCCGGAGCACGGCGCGGGCTGCCCGGGGCAGTGCGGGCGGCTGCACCTCTGCAAGTACCACCTGAAGGGCTTCTGCCGCAACCAGCTGGCCAg TTCTAGGAAGGGATGCAGGTTTGTTCACAACTTCTACTCAGACCACAATCTCAGTGTTCTAAAGCAGTATGGACTTGAGAATTTAAACCGTGATGAACTTTGCCAGCTTCTGCTTCAAAATGATCCTTCCCTCTTACCAGAG GTCTGCTTGCATTATAACAAAGGTGATGGACTTCATGGATCTTGTTCTTTTAAAACATCCTGCACCAAACTTCATGTTTGTCAGTACTTTTTGCGGGGTCAGTGCAGatttggcagcagctgcaaacGGTCCCATGACTTATTAAATCCAGAATGTTTTGAGAAACTGGAGAGACAGGGAATGAGCTCAGACATTATTGAGAAACTACCTTCCACTTATAGAAACATGTATGACATTAAAAATGGCAACAAAAATGTGTATGACATAGAAGATGCCATGTCTTCACCATGCAAAG ATaaaaaacccagcactggacgGGATTCCTCAGCTACAAAGGACGATGAATCAGAACAGATATGTTTACACCATCTGTACAGAAGCTGTAGCTTTAAAG GAAAGTGTACCAGAACCCATTTTCACTTGCCATATAGATGGCAGTACTCTGAGGGTAATACCTGGAAGGACTTCATGAATatggaagaaatagaaaaagcatATTGTGACCCAAAAAATGTCAG ATTTGATTATGCTCTTGCTCATGAAAAGGTCTTTTTCCCATTCTGTGTCTGTTTTGCCAATATGCGCTGCGGGTTGCAAAAAGTCAGACGTCTTTCTACAGCCTCCTCTGTGACCAAACCCCCTCACTTCATTCTTACAACAGAATGGATCTGGTACTGGAAAGATGAATATGACACGTGGCAGGAGTATGGAAAACAA AATGATCTTCATGCAGCTGCTACTATCTCCAGTGAAGACCTGGAGAAAGCTTATTTGGCTGAAAGTTCTCCAAAGCTGACCTTCAAAGCTGGAAGACATGAATACGAAATAAATTTTGTGT CCATGATGCAGAAAAACCTTCGCTACAGAACAGAAAGGAAGATTTGCAGAAGACCTAAATTTGTCTCTCCGGCAGAGGTGGAAAAGACAAAAGCCAG GGGTGTTAAACATACAGAAGGGTTTAAGAGCATTCCAGCTCACTGGGACAAATCTGCCCTGCCTGAACTGGGATTCAAG CTGATTGAGCTTGACTGTTCTTCTGAGGAATACAAGAAAGTCCAATTGGACTTCCTGCGCACAATGCCCAAAGCAGCTATTAAAAAGATTTGTAGAGTTCAGAACCCATCCCTCTGGGAACTGTATCAATG GCAGAAGGACCTAATGCAGAAGAGCAATGGTGGAAAGGCCGCAGATGAGCGATTTTTGTTTCATGGGACCAGTAAAAAAGACATTGATGCCATCTGTCAGCAAAACTTTGACTGGAGAATCTGCGGCCTTCATGGGACAGTCTACGGCAAAG GAAGCTATTTTGCAAGGGATGCATCTTATTCTGACAACTACTGTGGGACAGACTCACACACCAAGACCATGTTCCTGGCACGAGTGCTGGTGGGGGAGTTCACTCTTGGTAGTTCTGATTACGTTCGGCCTCCCATGAAGGACAGCCAAAACTTCTATGACAGTTGTGTGAATAACTCTTCAAATCCTTCTATCTTTGTCATCTTTGAGAAGCAGCAGATATATCCAGAGTATCTCATAGAATACCAGACATTTGCAAGACTTATATAG
- the LOC131573602 gene encoding transcription factor Spi-C-like, with translation MNFPDHDVLGQAFEDALEVLQQHSDREMQCPPGYKNCLTVINHHHHLRASPSYCAAPSVEEQGYNWRNVINSATDFYADETVYHTLQNTPESQVMHAAASQPKAGKGRKKLRLFEYLHESLYDPAMANCIQWVDKPNGVFQFVSKNKEKLAELWGERKGNRKIMTYQKMARALRNYGRTGEIIKIRRKLTYQFSAVVLKRLAPSYFLGKETIYHPYIQSNQEYQCADDWTSYNSYMYNNGYALQHASS, from the exons ATG AACTTTCCTGACCACGATGTGCTGGGCCAGGCTTTTGAAGATGCTCTAgaagtgctgcagcagcactctGACAGAGAAATGCAGTGTCCACCAG GTTATAAAAACTGCCTGACTGTGATCAACCATCACCACCACCTCCGAGCAAGTCCCAGCTACTGTGCAGCACCATCTGTGGAGGAGCAAGGGTATAACTGGAGAAATGTGATT AACAGTGCAACGGATTTTTATGCAGACGAGACTGTCTACCACACACTGCAGAACACTCCAGAAAGTCAAGTGATGCATGCTGCTGCTAGCCAGCCAAAAGCAGGGAAAG GTAGAAAAAAGCTTCGACTATTTGAATACCTCCATGAGTCTCTCTATGATCCAGCTATGGCAAACTGCATCCAATGGGTGGATAAGCCAAATGGTGTCTTCCAGTTTGTCTCCAAAAACAAGGAGAAACTTGCAGAACTGtggggagagagaaagggaaaccGCAAGATCATGACTTACCAGAAAATGGCCAGAGCACTGAGGAATTATGGAAGAACAGGTGAAATCATTAAGATCCGTAGGAAGCTGACATACCAGTTCAGTGCTGTTGTTTTAAAGAGACTTGCTCCATCTTATTTCTtgggaaaagaaacaatttaTCACCCCTACATTCAGTCTAATCAAGAATATCAGTGTGCAGATGACTGGACCAGTTACAATAGTTATATGTACAACAATGGTTATGCCTTACAGCATGCTAGCAGCTAG